Proteins encoded within one genomic window of Lynx canadensis isolate LIC74 chromosome B4, mLynCan4.pri.v2, whole genome shotgun sequence:
- the SLC16A8 gene encoding LOW QUALITY PROTEIN: monocarboxylate transporter 3 (The sequence of the model RefSeq protein was modified relative to this genomic sequence to represent the inferred CDS: deleted 1 base in 1 codon), producing the protein MGAGGPRRGAGPPDGGWGWAVLGACFVITGFAYGFPKAVSVFFRALMRDFGAGYSDTAWVSSIMLAMLYGTGPVSSILVTRFGCRPVMLVGGLLASAGMVLASFATRLLELYLTAGVLTGLGLALNFQPSLIMLGLYFERRRPLANGLAAAGSPVFLSALSPLGQQLLEHFGWRGGFLLLGGLLLHCCACGAVMRPPPGPGPRPRGDSADDAPGEAEADRAGLRLREAPPGGRTRRRLLDVAVCADRAFGVYAVTKFLMALGLFVPAILLVNYAKDAGVPDADAAFLLSIVGFVDIVARPACGALAGLARLRPHVAYLFSLALMANGLTDLSSARARSYGALVAFCVAFGLSYGMVGALQFEVLMAAVGSHRFPSALGLVLLVEAVAVLIGPPSAGRLVDALKNYEIIFYLAGSEVALAGIFMAVATKCCLRRSKDTPPSQGAQGGASDTEDAEAQEDAEALPAGAEEPGSLQALEAPSPGAGPGEPKEEAEPGVDPESV; encoded by the exons ATGGGCGCTGGCGGCCCCCGGCGGGGCGCGGGCCCCCCAGAC GGCGGCTGGGGCTGGGCGGTGCTGGGCGCCTGCTTCGTGATCACCGGTTTCGCCTACGGCTTCCCCAAGGCGGTGAGCGTCTTCTTCCGCGCCCTTATGCGCGACTTCGGCGCGGGCTACAGCGACACGGCCTGGGTGTCCTCCATCATGCTCGCCATGCTCTACGGCACGG GTCCGGTCTCCAGCATCCTCGTGACCCGCTTTGGCTGTCGCCCGGTGATGCTGGTGGGTGGGCTATTGGCCTCGGCGGGCATGGTGCTAGCATCCTTCGCCACACGCCTCCTGGAGCTATACCTGACGGCTGGGGTGCTCACAG gcctgggcctggccctcAACTTCCAGCCGTCGCTCATCATGCTGGGGCTGTACTTCGAGCGGCGGCGGCCCCTAGCCAACGGGCTGGCGGCGGCGGGCAGCCCCGTGTTCCTGTCGGCGCTGTCGCCGCTCGGCCAACAGCTGCTCGAGCACTTCGGCTGGCGCGGCGGATTCTTGCTGCTCGGCGGCCTCCTGCTGCACTGCTGCGCTTGCGGCGCCGTCATGCGGCCGCCGCCGGGACCCGGCCCGCGGCCGCGCGGGGACAGCGCGGACGACGCTCCCGGGGAGGCGGAAGCGGACCGCGCCGGGCTGCGCCTGCGCGAGGCGCCCCCTGGCGGCCGGACCCGCCGCCGCCTGCTGGACGTGGCCGTGTGCGCCGACCGCGCCTTCGGGGTGTACGCCGTCACCAAGTTCCTGATGGCCCTCGGCCTCTTCGTGCCCGCCATCCTGTTGGTGAACTACGCCAAGGACGCGGGCGTGCCGGACGCCGACGCCGCCTTCCTGCTGTCCATCGTGGGCTTCGTAGACATCGTGGCGCGGCCAGCGTGCGGCGCCCTGGCGGGCCTGGCGCGCTTACGACCTCACGTCGCCTACCTCTTCAGCCTGGCCCTGATGGCCAATGGCCTCACGGACCTGAgcagcgcgcgcgcgcgctcctACGGCGCCCTTGTCGCCTTCTGCGTTGCCTTCGGCCTCTCGTACGGCATGGTGGGAGCGCTGCAGTTCGAGGTGCTCATGGCAGCCGTGGGGTCGCACCGCTTTCCCAGTGCTCTGGGCCTGGTGCTGCTCGTCGAGGCCGTGGCTGTGCTCATTGGACCCCCCTCTGCCG gccGCCTGGTGGACGCCCTGAAGAACTACGAGATCATCTTCTACCTGGCCGGCTCTGAGGTGGCCCTGGCTGGGATCTTCATGGCTGTGGCCACCAAGTGTTGCCTGCGCCGCTCTAAGGACACCCCGCCCAGCCAAGGCGCCCAGGGCGGGGCCAGCGACACTGAGGACGCTGAGGCCCAAGAGGACGCTGAGGCCCTGCCCGCAGGCGCTGAGGAGCCCggcagcctccaggccctggagGCGCCCAGCCCCGGGGCTGGGCCGGGAGAACCAAAGGAGGAGGCAGAGCCGGGCGTGGACCCCGAGTCTGTATAG